A single genomic interval of Canis lupus dingo isolate Sandy chromosome 6, ASM325472v2, whole genome shotgun sequence harbors:
- the FBXL18 gene encoding F-box/LRR-repeat protein 18 isoform X1, with product MASSEEDTSNDGDMPPTAAAVAVGAHLLGFSDEILLHILSHVPSTDLVLNVRRTCRKLAVLCLDKSLTHTVLLQKDYEASEDKVKQLVKEIGREIQQLNMAGCYWLSGATIEHVARCRSLVKVNLSGCHLTSLRLSKMLSALQHLRSLAIDVSPGFDAGQLSGECKATLSRVRELKQTLYTPSYGVVPCCTSLEKLLLYFEILDRTREGAILSGQLMVGQSNVPHYQNLRVFYARLAPGYINQEVVRLYLAVLSDRTPENLHAFLISVPGSFAESGATKNLLDSMARNVALDALQLPKSWLNGSSLLQHMKFNNPFYFSFSRCTLSGGHLIQRVIDGAKELRSLASLNLSGCVHCLSPDSLLRKAEDDIDSGILETLVASCRNLRHLNLSAAHHHSSEGPGRHLCQLLARLRHLRSLSLPVCSVADSAPRSDRVPAMHAVPRGFGKKVRIGVQSCPNPFSGQAGPQPSSVFWSLLKNVPFLERLELIGSNFSSAMPRNEPAIRNSLPPCSRAQNVGDSEVAAIGQLAFLRHLTLAQLPSILTGSGLVSIGLQCQQLQSLSLANLGMMGKVVYMSALSDMLKHCKRLKDLRLEQPYFSANAQFFQALSQCSALQRLCLVSRSGTLQPEAVLAFMARCLHVVVCHMFTGESLATCKSLQQSLLRRCHGLCGLCGLCAPLQHPTDPPTPRDCVTVFPGRAARAERCHLPSAPRGPDQCHPGRPHGAPG from the exons GACACATCCAACGATGGAGACATGCCCCCTACAGCAGCCGCTGTGGCAGTGGGCGCCCACCTTCTCGGCTTTTCGGATGAGATCCTGCTGCATATCCTGAGCCACGTCCCCAGCACAGACCTGGTTCTGAACGTCCGGCGCACCTGCCGGAAGCTTGCGGTGCTATGCCTGGACAAGAGCCTCACCCACACTGTGCTGTTGCAGAAGGACTATGAG GCAAGTGAGGACAAGGTGAAGCAACTGGTGAAGGAGATCGGCCGGGAGATCCAGCAGCTCAACATGGCCGGCTGCTACTGGCTGTCAGGTGCCACCATTGAGCACGTGGCCCGTTGCCGCAGCCTGGTGAAGGTGAACCTCTCTGGCTGCCACCTGACCTCCCTGCGTCTGTCCAAGATGCTCTCAGCCTTGCAGCACCTGCGCTCTTTGGCCATCGACGTGAGCCCTGGCTTCGATGCCGGCCAGCTGAGTGGTGAGTGCAAGGCCACACTGAGCCGCGTGCGGGAGCTGAAGCAGACGCTGTACACACCCTCCTATGGTGTCGTGCCCTGCTGCACCAGCCTTGAGAAGCTGCTGCTCTACTTCGAGATTCTTGACCGCACACGTGAGGGCGCCATCCTCTCAGGCCAGCTGATGGTTGGCCAGAGCAATGTGCCCCACTACCAGAACCTGCGGGTCTTCTACGCGCGCCTGGCCCCTGGCTACATCAATCAGGAGGTGGTGCGGCTCTACCTGGCTGTGCTCAGTGACCGCACGCCTGAGAATCTTCACGCCTTCCTCATCTCTGTGCCTGGCAGCTTCGCTGAGAGCGGGGCCACCAAGAACCTCCTGGATTCCATGGCCCGCAACGTGGCCCTGGATGCCCTGCAGCTGCCCAAGTCCTGGCTCAACGGCTCATCCCTGCTCCAGCACATGAAGTTCAACAACCCATTTTATTTCAGCTTCAGCCGCTGCACCCTGTCCGGTGGCCACCTGATCCAGCGGGTCATTGATGGAGCCAAGGAGCTCCGCAGCCTGGCGAGCCTGAACCTCAGTGGCTGCGTCCACTGCTTGTCCCCGGACTCCCTGCTCCGCAAGGCGGAGGACGATATTGATAGCggcatcctggagaccctggtGGCGTCCTGTCGCAACTTGCGGCACCTCAACCTCTCGGCTGCCCATCACCACAGCTCTGAGGGCCCAGGCCGCCACCTCTGCCAGCTGCTGGCTCGGCTGCGCCACCTGCGCTCCTTATCCCTGCCTGTCTGCTCTGTCGCCGACTCAGCACCACGGTCCGACCGTGTGCCTGCCATGCATGCTGTGCCCCGTGGCTTTGGCAAGAAGGTGCGCATTGGCGTGCAGTCCTGCCCCAACCCCTTCTCGGGGCAGGCAGGCCCTCAGCCTTCCTCCGTGTTCTGGTCTCTGCTGAAGAACGTGCCCTTTCTGGAGCGCCTTGAGCTGATCGGGTCCAACTTCTCCTCTGCCATGCCGCGCAACGAACCTGCTATCCGCAACTCCCTCCCGCCCTGCAGCCGGGCACAGAACGTTGGAGACTCGGAAGTGGCTGCCATTGGCCAGCTGGCATTCCTGAGGCACCTGACGCTGGCCCAGCTGCCCAGCATCCTGACGGGCTCTGGGCTGGTCAGCATCGGCCTGCAGTGCCAGCAGCTGCAGTCTCTCTCACTGGCCAACCTGGGCATGATGGGGAAGGTGGTCTACATGTCTGCGCTCTCAGACATGCTGAAGCACTGCAAGCGGCTGAAGGACCTCAG GCTGGAACAGCCCTATTTCAGCGCCAACGCCCAGTTCTTCCAGGCGCTCAGCCAGTGCTCTGCGCTGCAGCGCCTCTGCCTGGTCTCCCGCAGTGGCACGCTCCAGCCTGAGGCTGTGCTGGCTTTCATGGCCCGCTGCCTGCACGTTGTTGTGTGCCACATGTTCACCGGGGAGTCCCTGGCCACCTGCAAGAGCCTGCAGCAGTCCCTGCTCCGAAG ATGCCACGGCTTGTGTGGACTGTGTGGCCTGTGTGCACCTCTGCAGCACCCCACGGATCCTCCCACTCCTCGAGACTGTGTGACAGTG
- the FBXL18 gene encoding F-box/LRR-repeat protein 18 isoform X8 produces the protein MASSEEDTSNDGDMPPTAAAVAVGAHLLGFSDEILLHILSHVPSTDLVLNVRRTCRKLAVLCLDKSLTHTVLLQKDYEASEDKVKQLVKEIGREIQQLNMAGCYWLSGATIEHVARCRSLVKVNLSGCHLTSLRLSKMLSALQHLRSLAIDVSPGFDAGQLSGECKATLSRVRELKQTLYTPSYGVVPCCTSLEKLLLYFEILDRTREGAILSGQLMVGQSNVPHYQNLRVFYARLAPGYINQEVVRLYLAVLSDRTPENLHAFLISVPGSFAESGATKNLLDSMARNVALDALQLPKSWLNGSSLLQHMKFNNPFYFSFSRCTLSGGHLIQRVIDGAKELRSLASLNLSGCVHCLSPDSLLRKAEDDIDSGILETLVASCRNLRHLNLSAAHHHSSEGPGRHLCQLLARLRHLRSLSLPVCSVADSAPRSDRVPAMHAVPRGFGKKVRIGVQSCPNPFSGQAGPQPSSVFWSLLKNVPFLERLELIGSNFSSAMPRNEPAIRNSLPPCSRAQNVGDSEVAAIGQLAFLRHLTLAQLPSILTGSGLVSIGLQCQQLQSLSLANLGMMGKVVYMSALSDMLKHCKRLKDLRVFGVCCLWDHLETADVPSSLDCSPPCPVGEGSRRDV, from the exons GACACATCCAACGATGGAGACATGCCCCCTACAGCAGCCGCTGTGGCAGTGGGCGCCCACCTTCTCGGCTTTTCGGATGAGATCCTGCTGCATATCCTGAGCCACGTCCCCAGCACAGACCTGGTTCTGAACGTCCGGCGCACCTGCCGGAAGCTTGCGGTGCTATGCCTGGACAAGAGCCTCACCCACACTGTGCTGTTGCAGAAGGACTATGAG GCAAGTGAGGACAAGGTGAAGCAACTGGTGAAGGAGATCGGCCGGGAGATCCAGCAGCTCAACATGGCCGGCTGCTACTGGCTGTCAGGTGCCACCATTGAGCACGTGGCCCGTTGCCGCAGCCTGGTGAAGGTGAACCTCTCTGGCTGCCACCTGACCTCCCTGCGTCTGTCCAAGATGCTCTCAGCCTTGCAGCACCTGCGCTCTTTGGCCATCGACGTGAGCCCTGGCTTCGATGCCGGCCAGCTGAGTGGTGAGTGCAAGGCCACACTGAGCCGCGTGCGGGAGCTGAAGCAGACGCTGTACACACCCTCCTATGGTGTCGTGCCCTGCTGCACCAGCCTTGAGAAGCTGCTGCTCTACTTCGAGATTCTTGACCGCACACGTGAGGGCGCCATCCTCTCAGGCCAGCTGATGGTTGGCCAGAGCAATGTGCCCCACTACCAGAACCTGCGGGTCTTCTACGCGCGCCTGGCCCCTGGCTACATCAATCAGGAGGTGGTGCGGCTCTACCTGGCTGTGCTCAGTGACCGCACGCCTGAGAATCTTCACGCCTTCCTCATCTCTGTGCCTGGCAGCTTCGCTGAGAGCGGGGCCACCAAGAACCTCCTGGATTCCATGGCCCGCAACGTGGCCCTGGATGCCCTGCAGCTGCCCAAGTCCTGGCTCAACGGCTCATCCCTGCTCCAGCACATGAAGTTCAACAACCCATTTTATTTCAGCTTCAGCCGCTGCACCCTGTCCGGTGGCCACCTGATCCAGCGGGTCATTGATGGAGCCAAGGAGCTCCGCAGCCTGGCGAGCCTGAACCTCAGTGGCTGCGTCCACTGCTTGTCCCCGGACTCCCTGCTCCGCAAGGCGGAGGACGATATTGATAGCggcatcctggagaccctggtGGCGTCCTGTCGCAACTTGCGGCACCTCAACCTCTCGGCTGCCCATCACCACAGCTCTGAGGGCCCAGGCCGCCACCTCTGCCAGCTGCTGGCTCGGCTGCGCCACCTGCGCTCCTTATCCCTGCCTGTCTGCTCTGTCGCCGACTCAGCACCACGGTCCGACCGTGTGCCTGCCATGCATGCTGTGCCCCGTGGCTTTGGCAAGAAGGTGCGCATTGGCGTGCAGTCCTGCCCCAACCCCTTCTCGGGGCAGGCAGGCCCTCAGCCTTCCTCCGTGTTCTGGTCTCTGCTGAAGAACGTGCCCTTTCTGGAGCGCCTTGAGCTGATCGGGTCCAACTTCTCCTCTGCCATGCCGCGCAACGAACCTGCTATCCGCAACTCCCTCCCGCCCTGCAGCCGGGCACAGAACGTTGGAGACTCGGAAGTGGCTGCCATTGGCCAGCTGGCATTCCTGAGGCACCTGACGCTGGCCCAGCTGCCCAGCATCCTGACGGGCTCTGGGCTGGTCAGCATCGGCCTGCAGTGCCAGCAGCTGCAGTCTCTCTCACTGGCCAACCTGGGCATGATGGGGAAGGTGGTCTACATGTCTGCGCTCTCAGACATGCTGAAGCACTGCAAGCGGCTGAAGGACCTCAG AGTGTTTGGTGTCTGCTGCCTGTGGGACCACCTGGAGACTGCAGATGTTCCCAGTTCCCTGGACTGCTCGCCACCCTGCCCggtgggagaggggagcaggCGTGACGTCTAA
- the FBXL18 gene encoding F-box/LRR-repeat protein 18 isoform X5, with amino-acid sequence MASSEEDTSNDGDMPPTAAAVAVGAHLLGFSDEILLHILSHVPSTDLVLNVRRTCRKLAVLCLDKSLTHTVLLQKDYEASEDKVKQLVKEIGREIQQLNMAGCYWLSGATIEHVARCRSLVKVNLSGCHLTSLRLSKMLSALQHLRSLAIDVSPGFDAGQLSGECKATLSRVRELKQTLYTPSYGVVPCCTSLEKLLLYFEILDRTREGAILSGQLMVGQSNVPHYQNLRVFYARLAPGYINQEVVRLYLAVLSDRTPENLHAFLISVPGSFAESGATKNLLDSMARNVALDALQLPKSWLNGSSLLQHMKFNNPFYFSFSRCTLSGGHLIQRVIDGAKELRSLASLNLSGCVHCLSPDSLLRKAEDDIDSGILETLVASCRNLRHLNLSAAHHHSSEGPGRHLCQLLARLRHLRSLSLPVCSVADSAPRSDRVPAMHAVPRGFGKKVRIGVQSCPNPFSGQAGPQPSSVFWSLLKNVPFLERLELIGSNFSSAMPRNEPAIRNSLPPCSRAQNVGDSEVAAIGQLAFLRHLTLAQLPSILTGSGLVSIGLQCQQLQSLSLANLGMMGKVVYMSALSDMLKHCKRLKDLRLEQPYFSANAQFFQALSQCSALQRLCLVSRSGTLQPEAVLAFMARCLHVVVCHMFTGESLATCKSLQQSLLRS; translated from the exons GACACATCCAACGATGGAGACATGCCCCCTACAGCAGCCGCTGTGGCAGTGGGCGCCCACCTTCTCGGCTTTTCGGATGAGATCCTGCTGCATATCCTGAGCCACGTCCCCAGCACAGACCTGGTTCTGAACGTCCGGCGCACCTGCCGGAAGCTTGCGGTGCTATGCCTGGACAAGAGCCTCACCCACACTGTGCTGTTGCAGAAGGACTATGAG GCAAGTGAGGACAAGGTGAAGCAACTGGTGAAGGAGATCGGCCGGGAGATCCAGCAGCTCAACATGGCCGGCTGCTACTGGCTGTCAGGTGCCACCATTGAGCACGTGGCCCGTTGCCGCAGCCTGGTGAAGGTGAACCTCTCTGGCTGCCACCTGACCTCCCTGCGTCTGTCCAAGATGCTCTCAGCCTTGCAGCACCTGCGCTCTTTGGCCATCGACGTGAGCCCTGGCTTCGATGCCGGCCAGCTGAGTGGTGAGTGCAAGGCCACACTGAGCCGCGTGCGGGAGCTGAAGCAGACGCTGTACACACCCTCCTATGGTGTCGTGCCCTGCTGCACCAGCCTTGAGAAGCTGCTGCTCTACTTCGAGATTCTTGACCGCACACGTGAGGGCGCCATCCTCTCAGGCCAGCTGATGGTTGGCCAGAGCAATGTGCCCCACTACCAGAACCTGCGGGTCTTCTACGCGCGCCTGGCCCCTGGCTACATCAATCAGGAGGTGGTGCGGCTCTACCTGGCTGTGCTCAGTGACCGCACGCCTGAGAATCTTCACGCCTTCCTCATCTCTGTGCCTGGCAGCTTCGCTGAGAGCGGGGCCACCAAGAACCTCCTGGATTCCATGGCCCGCAACGTGGCCCTGGATGCCCTGCAGCTGCCCAAGTCCTGGCTCAACGGCTCATCCCTGCTCCAGCACATGAAGTTCAACAACCCATTTTATTTCAGCTTCAGCCGCTGCACCCTGTCCGGTGGCCACCTGATCCAGCGGGTCATTGATGGAGCCAAGGAGCTCCGCAGCCTGGCGAGCCTGAACCTCAGTGGCTGCGTCCACTGCTTGTCCCCGGACTCCCTGCTCCGCAAGGCGGAGGACGATATTGATAGCggcatcctggagaccctggtGGCGTCCTGTCGCAACTTGCGGCACCTCAACCTCTCGGCTGCCCATCACCACAGCTCTGAGGGCCCAGGCCGCCACCTCTGCCAGCTGCTGGCTCGGCTGCGCCACCTGCGCTCCTTATCCCTGCCTGTCTGCTCTGTCGCCGACTCAGCACCACGGTCCGACCGTGTGCCTGCCATGCATGCTGTGCCCCGTGGCTTTGGCAAGAAGGTGCGCATTGGCGTGCAGTCCTGCCCCAACCCCTTCTCGGGGCAGGCAGGCCCTCAGCCTTCCTCCGTGTTCTGGTCTCTGCTGAAGAACGTGCCCTTTCTGGAGCGCCTTGAGCTGATCGGGTCCAACTTCTCCTCTGCCATGCCGCGCAACGAACCTGCTATCCGCAACTCCCTCCCGCCCTGCAGCCGGGCACAGAACGTTGGAGACTCGGAAGTGGCTGCCATTGGCCAGCTGGCATTCCTGAGGCACCTGACGCTGGCCCAGCTGCCCAGCATCCTGACGGGCTCTGGGCTGGTCAGCATCGGCCTGCAGTGCCAGCAGCTGCAGTCTCTCTCACTGGCCAACCTGGGCATGATGGGGAAGGTGGTCTACATGTCTGCGCTCTCAGACATGCTGAAGCACTGCAAGCGGCTGAAGGACCTCAG GCTGGAACAGCCCTATTTCAGCGCCAACGCCCAGTTCTTCCAGGCGCTCAGCCAGTGCTCTGCGCTGCAGCGCCTCTGCCTGGTCTCCCGCAGTGGCACGCTCCAGCCTGAGGCTGTGCTGGCTTTCATGGCCCGCTGCCTGCACGTTGTTGTGTGCCACATGTTCACCGGGGAGTCCCTGGCCACCTGCAAGAGCCTGCAGCAGTCCCTGCTCCGAAG
- the FBXL18 gene encoding F-box/LRR-repeat protein 18 isoform X7, giving the protein MASSEEDTSNDGDMPPTAAAVAVGAHLLGFSDEILLHILSHVPSTDLVLNVRRTCRKLAVLCLDKSLTHTVLLQKDYEASEDKVKQLVKEIGREIQQLNMAGCYWLSGATIEHVARCRSLVKVNLSGCHLTSLRLSKMLSALQHLRSLAIDVSPGFDAGQLSGECKATLSRVRELKQTLYTPSYGVVPCCTSLEKLLLYFEILDRTREGAILSGQLMVGQSNVPHYQNLRVFYARLAPGYINQEVVRLYLAVLSDRTPENLHAFLISVPGSFAESGATKNLLDSMARNVALDALQLPKSWLNGSSLLQHMKFNNPFYFSFSRCTLSGGHLIQRVIDGAKELRSLASLNLSGCVHCLSPDSLLRKAEDDIDSGILETLVASCRNLRHLNLSAAHHHSSEGPGRHLCQLLARLRHLRSLSLPVCSVADSAPRSDRVPAMHAVPRGFGKKVRIGVQSCPNPFSGQAGPQPSSVFWSLLKNVPFLERLELIGSNFSSAMPRNEPAIRNSLPPCSRAQNVGDSEVAAIGQLAFLRHLTLAQLPSILTGSGLVSIGLQCQQLQSLSLANLGMMGKVVYMSALSDMLKHCKRLKDLSFQAERPALNVVIFPLLHEGLTNVIRDVPMVHLDEITLFKSRVAEEPPNLWW; this is encoded by the exons GACACATCCAACGATGGAGACATGCCCCCTACAGCAGCCGCTGTGGCAGTGGGCGCCCACCTTCTCGGCTTTTCGGATGAGATCCTGCTGCATATCCTGAGCCACGTCCCCAGCACAGACCTGGTTCTGAACGTCCGGCGCACCTGCCGGAAGCTTGCGGTGCTATGCCTGGACAAGAGCCTCACCCACACTGTGCTGTTGCAGAAGGACTATGAG GCAAGTGAGGACAAGGTGAAGCAACTGGTGAAGGAGATCGGCCGGGAGATCCAGCAGCTCAACATGGCCGGCTGCTACTGGCTGTCAGGTGCCACCATTGAGCACGTGGCCCGTTGCCGCAGCCTGGTGAAGGTGAACCTCTCTGGCTGCCACCTGACCTCCCTGCGTCTGTCCAAGATGCTCTCAGCCTTGCAGCACCTGCGCTCTTTGGCCATCGACGTGAGCCCTGGCTTCGATGCCGGCCAGCTGAGTGGTGAGTGCAAGGCCACACTGAGCCGCGTGCGGGAGCTGAAGCAGACGCTGTACACACCCTCCTATGGTGTCGTGCCCTGCTGCACCAGCCTTGAGAAGCTGCTGCTCTACTTCGAGATTCTTGACCGCACACGTGAGGGCGCCATCCTCTCAGGCCAGCTGATGGTTGGCCAGAGCAATGTGCCCCACTACCAGAACCTGCGGGTCTTCTACGCGCGCCTGGCCCCTGGCTACATCAATCAGGAGGTGGTGCGGCTCTACCTGGCTGTGCTCAGTGACCGCACGCCTGAGAATCTTCACGCCTTCCTCATCTCTGTGCCTGGCAGCTTCGCTGAGAGCGGGGCCACCAAGAACCTCCTGGATTCCATGGCCCGCAACGTGGCCCTGGATGCCCTGCAGCTGCCCAAGTCCTGGCTCAACGGCTCATCCCTGCTCCAGCACATGAAGTTCAACAACCCATTTTATTTCAGCTTCAGCCGCTGCACCCTGTCCGGTGGCCACCTGATCCAGCGGGTCATTGATGGAGCCAAGGAGCTCCGCAGCCTGGCGAGCCTGAACCTCAGTGGCTGCGTCCACTGCTTGTCCCCGGACTCCCTGCTCCGCAAGGCGGAGGACGATATTGATAGCggcatcctggagaccctggtGGCGTCCTGTCGCAACTTGCGGCACCTCAACCTCTCGGCTGCCCATCACCACAGCTCTGAGGGCCCAGGCCGCCACCTCTGCCAGCTGCTGGCTCGGCTGCGCCACCTGCGCTCCTTATCCCTGCCTGTCTGCTCTGTCGCCGACTCAGCACCACGGTCCGACCGTGTGCCTGCCATGCATGCTGTGCCCCGTGGCTTTGGCAAGAAGGTGCGCATTGGCGTGCAGTCCTGCCCCAACCCCTTCTCGGGGCAGGCAGGCCCTCAGCCTTCCTCCGTGTTCTGGTCTCTGCTGAAGAACGTGCCCTTTCTGGAGCGCCTTGAGCTGATCGGGTCCAACTTCTCCTCTGCCATGCCGCGCAACGAACCTGCTATCCGCAACTCCCTCCCGCCCTGCAGCCGGGCACAGAACGTTGGAGACTCGGAAGTGGCTGCCATTGGCCAGCTGGCATTCCTGAGGCACCTGACGCTGGCCCAGCTGCCCAGCATCCTGACGGGCTCTGGGCTGGTCAGCATCGGCCTGCAGTGCCAGCAGCTGCAGTCTCTCTCACTGGCCAACCTGGGCATGATGGGGAAGGTGGTCTACATGTCTGCGCTCTCAGACATGCTGAAGCACTGCAAGCGGCTGAAGGACCTCAG
- the FBXL18 gene encoding F-box/LRR-repeat protein 18 isoform X4, producing MASSEEDTSNDGDMPPTAAAVAVGAHLLGFSDEILLHILSHVPSTDLVLNVRRTCRKLAVLCLDKSLTHTVLLQKDYEASEDKVKQLVKEIGREIQQLNMAGCYWLSGATIEHVARCRSLVKVNLSGCHLTSLRLSKMLSALQHLRSLAIDVSPGFDAGQLSGECKATLSRVRELKQTLYTPSYGVVPCCTSLEKLLLYFEILDRTREGAILSGQLMVGQSNVPHYQNLRVFYARLAPGYINQEVVRLYLAVLSDRTPENLHAFLISVPGSFAESGATKNLLDSMARNVALDALQLPKSWLNGSSLLQHMKFNNPFYFSFSRCTLSGGHLIQRVIDGAKELRSLASLNLSGCVHCLSPDSLLRKAEDDIDSGILETLVASCRNLRHLNLSAAHHHSSEGPGRHLCQLLARLRHLRSLSLPVCSVADSAPRSDRVPAMHAVPRGFGKKVRIGVQSCPNPFSGQAGPQPSSVFWSLLKNVPFLERLELIGSNFSSAMPRNEPAIRNSLPPCSRAQNVGDSEVAAIGQLAFLRHLTLAQLPSILTGSGLVSIGLQCQQLQSLSLANLGMMGKVVYMSALSDMLKHCKRLKDLRLEQPYFSANAQFFQALSQCSALQRLCLVSRSGTLQPEAVLAFMARCLHVVVCHMFTGESLATCKSLQQSLLRRKW from the exons GACACATCCAACGATGGAGACATGCCCCCTACAGCAGCCGCTGTGGCAGTGGGCGCCCACCTTCTCGGCTTTTCGGATGAGATCCTGCTGCATATCCTGAGCCACGTCCCCAGCACAGACCTGGTTCTGAACGTCCGGCGCACCTGCCGGAAGCTTGCGGTGCTATGCCTGGACAAGAGCCTCACCCACACTGTGCTGTTGCAGAAGGACTATGAG GCAAGTGAGGACAAGGTGAAGCAACTGGTGAAGGAGATCGGCCGGGAGATCCAGCAGCTCAACATGGCCGGCTGCTACTGGCTGTCAGGTGCCACCATTGAGCACGTGGCCCGTTGCCGCAGCCTGGTGAAGGTGAACCTCTCTGGCTGCCACCTGACCTCCCTGCGTCTGTCCAAGATGCTCTCAGCCTTGCAGCACCTGCGCTCTTTGGCCATCGACGTGAGCCCTGGCTTCGATGCCGGCCAGCTGAGTGGTGAGTGCAAGGCCACACTGAGCCGCGTGCGGGAGCTGAAGCAGACGCTGTACACACCCTCCTATGGTGTCGTGCCCTGCTGCACCAGCCTTGAGAAGCTGCTGCTCTACTTCGAGATTCTTGACCGCACACGTGAGGGCGCCATCCTCTCAGGCCAGCTGATGGTTGGCCAGAGCAATGTGCCCCACTACCAGAACCTGCGGGTCTTCTACGCGCGCCTGGCCCCTGGCTACATCAATCAGGAGGTGGTGCGGCTCTACCTGGCTGTGCTCAGTGACCGCACGCCTGAGAATCTTCACGCCTTCCTCATCTCTGTGCCTGGCAGCTTCGCTGAGAGCGGGGCCACCAAGAACCTCCTGGATTCCATGGCCCGCAACGTGGCCCTGGATGCCCTGCAGCTGCCCAAGTCCTGGCTCAACGGCTCATCCCTGCTCCAGCACATGAAGTTCAACAACCCATTTTATTTCAGCTTCAGCCGCTGCACCCTGTCCGGTGGCCACCTGATCCAGCGGGTCATTGATGGAGCCAAGGAGCTCCGCAGCCTGGCGAGCCTGAACCTCAGTGGCTGCGTCCACTGCTTGTCCCCGGACTCCCTGCTCCGCAAGGCGGAGGACGATATTGATAGCggcatcctggagaccctggtGGCGTCCTGTCGCAACTTGCGGCACCTCAACCTCTCGGCTGCCCATCACCACAGCTCTGAGGGCCCAGGCCGCCACCTCTGCCAGCTGCTGGCTCGGCTGCGCCACCTGCGCTCCTTATCCCTGCCTGTCTGCTCTGTCGCCGACTCAGCACCACGGTCCGACCGTGTGCCTGCCATGCATGCTGTGCCCCGTGGCTTTGGCAAGAAGGTGCGCATTGGCGTGCAGTCCTGCCCCAACCCCTTCTCGGGGCAGGCAGGCCCTCAGCCTTCCTCCGTGTTCTGGTCTCTGCTGAAGAACGTGCCCTTTCTGGAGCGCCTTGAGCTGATCGGGTCCAACTTCTCCTCTGCCATGCCGCGCAACGAACCTGCTATCCGCAACTCCCTCCCGCCCTGCAGCCGGGCACAGAACGTTGGAGACTCGGAAGTGGCTGCCATTGGCCAGCTGGCATTCCTGAGGCACCTGACGCTGGCCCAGCTGCCCAGCATCCTGACGGGCTCTGGGCTGGTCAGCATCGGCCTGCAGTGCCAGCAGCTGCAGTCTCTCTCACTGGCCAACCTGGGCATGATGGGGAAGGTGGTCTACATGTCTGCGCTCTCAGACATGCTGAAGCACTGCAAGCGGCTGAAGGACCTCAG GCTGGAACAGCCCTATTTCAGCGCCAACGCCCAGTTCTTCCAGGCGCTCAGCCAGTGCTCTGCGCTGCAGCGCCTCTGCCTGGTCTCCCGCAGTGGCACGCTCCAGCCTGAGGCTGTGCTGGCTTTCATGGCCCGCTGCCTGCACGTTGTTGTGTGCCACATGTTCACCGGGGAGTCCCTGGCCACCTGCAAGAGCCTGCAGCAGTCCCTGCTCCGAAG GAAATGGTGA